In Pirellulales bacterium, the genomic window CTGCCCACATTGGAGATCACAAATTGTGATCTCCAACTTGCAAGCTCTTGTACTGTCAATTGAAACATGAAGTCTAGCGGGAATCTCGCGGCGTTACGTTTAACCGCTTGAACCAGCGTACGAGTTTCGACGCCATATATCGCGGCCAGGTCAAAATCGAGCAGCACCTTATGCCCGCGAACAATAATGATTCGCTGGGCGATCCGTTCGGCCGGCAAATGAACCGCTGGCCCCTTGGCTTTTGACTGCCTTCTCATTTCGCGAGCGACATTATCCCACCGAACCGCAATGGTCAAATGCCAAGGCGCATTTGCCTTGTACGATAACAGTGGAATCCCGGAATGATGCAGATTCTTCAAGACGCTGTTGTGGATTTGCACAGTTTCTTGCACATAGGGCGAGGTCATTCGAATTCGTCCAAGATCCTCAATGACTTATAATTGCACCTATCAGGACCTAAACCTTGTGCATCCTGAAATGAGGCACGAGAGAATCGCAGTCGAATCAATATCTTAACTTTGTCGTTGACTCCCAATCCACGTCGCGCTACGGTTGCACATTCGTTGCACACTTTCGCGCACCACGGGAGGCTTATGGACAGACTGGAATTGATGGGAGGACGGCTCCGTCTTTATAAGCGGCCGAAAAGCCGCTTCTGGCAGTGCTACACCCATCTCGGCGGGCGTTCGTGGCGTGAATCCACAAAGCAAGAGAGTCCTGCCCTTGCAAAGGAGTTCGCAGAGGATTGGTATCTCAATCTCAAAGGCAAGGACCGTGTCGGCGAGTTGAAGGGCGGGAAGACCTTTCAATTTGTTGCGCAGCAATTCCTGACGGAATACCGGCTGCTCACCCAAGGAGAACGTAGCCCCAAATGGATTGAGTATCTGGAAATGGCTCTCGACAAGCACTTGATACCGTACTTCGGTCCTCTGGTGGTCGCGGATATTACGTCTGGCAAAGCCCAGGAATACCGAATGCATCGCGTCAAAAACGGCTACCGTGGCAAGCCGCCGACCCGTAAGACGCTTGAAAACGAAATGATCGCTCTGCGGCAGGTTCTAAAGACTGCCGTTCGTCACCGTTGGCTGGCCTATGTACCGGATGTATCACCACCCTTCAAGGCATCTACCAAAGTCTCGCATCGAGCTTGGTTTTCTCAGCAGGAGTATAGGAAGCTGTACGAGGCGACTCGCGAAAGGGCCGCTCACCCCAAGAAGGAAATGTGGCGGTGGGAGTGCGAGCAATTGCACGACCTCGTTCTCTTTGTGGCCAATACCGGTTTGCGGCCTGACGAGGTGAAACGGTTGGAATATCGAGACGTTCAAGTTGTCCGAGATCAGGACACCGATGAGACGATTCTCGAAATCGAAGTCCGTGGCAAGACCGGTGTGGGATTTTGCAAAAGCATGGAAGGAGCCGTCAGGCCATTCATGCGGGCGAGGAAACGCAATCAGCCAAAACCCACGGACCGCATTTTTCCGAAACTGCACAGGCAGCTCCTCAACGACATACTGACTGAACTTGGCCTAAAAAGAGACCGCGACGGCCGCTTGCGGACGCTCTACAGTCTGCGTCACAGCTACATCTGTTTTCGCCTCATGGAGCGAGCAGACGTGTACCAGATCGCCAAAAATTGTAGAACCAGCATCGAAATGATCCAAAAGCACTACGCGGCGCATATCAAGAACACGCTCGATGCCGCGGCGATTAATACTAGGCGCCCAAAGCCGAACAAACGTCGGACCAGGGCTCGGGCCGACAGGATACAAGAAAAATCGATTGGCGACGTCGTATCGTAACGCTATAGGTGAGCGTTGTGCGGGCGTGGCGGAACTGGTAGACGCGCAGCGCTTAGGACGCTGTTCCGCAAGGAGTGTCGGTTCAAGTCCGGCCGCCCGCACCAAAGAGGCGCGGCCCGTGTAATGCGAAGGAGCCCATTCATCGAAAACTCGCGCCAAATCGAATTAACATTGCGATCTAAAACGGCTTTCGCGAAGATAATTACCTTTCGTCGCGTCCTTGGGCGCAGGTGATTAGCCAATAATCTGCTTCGCGCTCTTGCCGATACGCCCACTTTTTAAGGGAATGACACCTTCGGTTGTGTGGCTCTTATTGCTCTCACGTTGA contains:
- a CDS encoding ORF6N domain-containing protein, producing the protein MTSPYVQETVQIHNSVLKNLHHSGIPLLSYKANAPWHLTIAVRWDNVAREMRRQSKAKGPAVHLPAERIAQRIIIVRGHKVLLDFDLAAIYGVETRTLVQAVKRNAARFPLDFMFQLTVQELASWRSQFVISNVG